A single Phycisphaerae bacterium DNA region contains:
- a CDS encoding DUF1569 domain-containing protein: protein MQIPLARVPEQIQCLASEGKSRSVSWSLAQIADHLAMTIEWQLDRLPVGKLPDRLPPMWLRRIFRVIFLGLGRLPRGVPAVSSIVPQSDVDLEASLDRLRSAIASMFVSDGPYRTHPFFGNMTKSGWVRFHEVHAAHHLKRIV from the coding sequence ATGCAGATACCGCTGGCTCGCGTGCCTGAACAGATTCAATGCCTCGCGTCGGAAGGCAAATCGCGATCGGTGAGCTGGTCGCTCGCCCAGATTGCCGATCACCTCGCCATGACCATTGAGTGGCAGTTGGATCGCCTTCCCGTTGGCAAGCTTCCTGATCGTCTTCCGCCCATGTGGCTGCGGCGCATCTTTCGCGTGATCTTTCTCGGATTAGGGCGATTGCCTCGAGGCGTCCCCGCGGTGAGTTCCATCGTGCCGCAATCGGATGTCGATCTTGAGGCTTCGCTTGACCGGCTTCGTTCGGCCATCGCGTCCATGTTCGTTAGCGATGGGCCTTACCGCACGCATCCGTTCTTCGGCAACATGACGAAGTCAGGCTGGGTTCGTTTTCACGAAGTCCATGCCGCACATCACCTGAAGCGTATCGTTTGA
- the lon gene encoding endopeptidase La, with the protein MDESASDPAKRPRIPRLLPILPIRDTVVFPGTIVPLTVGREKSKRLVAEVSKGTKILGAVAQQRGEVEDPALDDLYRVGTVVAILKRLELADGSQSIIVHGLTRFGIEDLVQTEPYLIAKANPRDDVHVESTRIEALVETAKRLAERVIALTPGVPEEALTILNNISKPGALADFLAANLSLGLIQKQELLETFDVSDRLEKINTALASQLQILELSNKIHNQVKSQIDKSQKEYYLHEQLQAIQKELGYVDGREAEVQRIREALENAKLPEAVQKEATRELDRLARMNQASPEFSGIVDYLEWLSELPWSVATEDNLDLPRAEGILNEDHYDLDKVKKRILEFLAVRKLNPTGRGSILCFAGPPGVGKTSLGQSIARAMGRNFIRMSVGGVRDEAELRGHRRTYIGSIPGRIVQEIRKAGSNNPVFMIDEVDKIGSDAARGDPASALLEVLDPAQNNSFQDHYLGVPFDLSNVMFICTANYMEMVPPALKDRMEVIEIAGYTKLDKSWIAKKYLVPRRLKDSGLKPGQLKFDDGALELIIDSYTTEAGVRNLEREIGSICRAVAAMIAQDKKPPTKIGRADVEKFLGPTKFEHEIALRTSTPGVVTGLAWTPVGGVLLFVEATAMEGRGNLQLTGQLGEVMRESVHAALSLLRTNAAKYGVDPHALLKQDIHVHVPAGAIPKDGPSAGIAMFTALVSLLTSRPCRSDVAMTGEVTLRGLVLPIGGLKEKALAAHYAGIKTVIIPDRNLKDLVDIPAEIRDQIQFVAVKNVDDVLAAALRESTPKRTAGKRERKSGSKRTASKRKKKAAAR; encoded by the coding sequence ATGGATGAGTCCGCATCCGATCCGGCGAAGCGCCCGCGCATCCCCAGGCTGCTGCCGATTCTGCCGATTCGCGACACGGTCGTGTTTCCGGGAACGATTGTTCCGCTCACCGTTGGGCGCGAGAAATCGAAGCGGCTGGTCGCGGAGGTCAGTAAAGGAACGAAAATTCTCGGGGCGGTCGCGCAACAGCGCGGCGAGGTGGAGGATCCCGCGCTGGACGACCTGTATCGTGTCGGGACGGTCGTCGCGATCCTCAAACGCCTTGAACTGGCGGACGGCAGCCAGTCAATCATCGTCCATGGCCTGACGCGGTTCGGCATTGAGGACCTGGTACAGACTGAGCCGTATCTGATCGCAAAGGCCAATCCGCGGGACGATGTTCACGTTGAATCAACCCGAATCGAGGCGCTCGTCGAGACCGCTAAGCGGCTGGCCGAGCGCGTCATTGCCTTGACACCGGGTGTGCCGGAAGAGGCGTTGACGATTCTCAATAACATATCGAAGCCCGGCGCGCTCGCCGACTTCCTCGCAGCAAACCTGTCGCTCGGTCTGATCCAGAAACAGGAACTTCTCGAGACCTTTGATGTCAGCGATCGACTGGAGAAGATCAATACCGCGCTGGCGAGCCAGCTTCAGATTCTTGAGTTGTCGAACAAGATTCACAATCAGGTCAAATCCCAGATCGACAAATCGCAGAAAGAATATTATCTGCACGAGCAATTGCAGGCGATTCAGAAGGAACTGGGATATGTCGACGGGCGCGAGGCCGAGGTTCAGCGTATTCGGGAGGCGCTTGAGAATGCCAAGCTTCCCGAAGCGGTTCAGAAGGAGGCCACGCGGGAACTGGATCGCCTCGCGCGGATGAACCAGGCTTCGCCTGAATTCAGCGGCATCGTGGATTATCTGGAGTGGCTCAGCGAGTTGCCCTGGTCGGTCGCGACCGAGGACAATCTTGATCTTCCTCGCGCCGAGGGCATCCTGAACGAGGATCATTACGACCTCGATAAAGTCAAGAAGCGCATTCTCGAGTTTCTCGCCGTGCGAAAGCTGAATCCGACCGGTCGCGGTTCGATTCTCTGTTTTGCCGGTCCGCCTGGTGTCGGGAAGACGTCACTTGGTCAGTCGATTGCCCGCGCAATGGGGCGAAACTTCATCCGCATGTCCGTCGGTGGTGTTCGGGACGAAGCGGAGCTTCGCGGCCATCGGCGCACCTACATCGGCTCGATTCCCGGCCGAATCGTTCAGGAGATTCGCAAGGCGGGATCGAACAATCCAGTGTTCATGATCGACGAGGTTGACAAGATCGGCAGCGATGCGGCCCGTGGCGATCCTGCCAGCGCACTGCTCGAGGTGCTTGACCCCGCGCAGAACAACAGTTTCCAGGACCACTACCTGGGCGTTCCGTTCGATCTGTCGAACGTGATGTTCATCTGCACGGCGAACTACATGGAGATGGTGCCGCCCGCGCTGAAGGATCGCATGGAGGTCATCGAGATTGCGGGCTACACCAAGCTTGATAAGAGCTGGATTGCGAAGAAGTACCTCGTGCCGCGGCGCTTGAAGGACAGCGGCCTCAAGCCGGGTCAACTGAAGTTTGACGACGGCGCGCTGGAGTTGATCATCGACTCCTACACGACCGAGGCGGGTGTGCGCAATCTTGAGCGCGAGATCGGCTCCATCTGCCGCGCCGTGGCAGCGATGATCGCGCAGGACAAAAAACCGCCGACGAAGATCGGGCGGGCGGACGTGGAGAAATTTCTCGGTCCGACGAAATTCGAACACGAAATCGCCCTTCGAACAAGCACGCCCGGCGTCGTGACCGGCCTGGCGTGGACGCCGGTCGGCGGTGTGCTGCTTTTCGTCGAAGCCACGGCCATGGAAGGCCGCGGGAATCTCCAGTTGACCGGCCAGCTCGGTGAAGTCATGCGCGAGAGCGTTCACGCGGCGCTAAGCCTGCTGCGCACGAATGCCGCGAAATACGGCGTGGATCCGCACGCTTTGCTCAAGCAGGACATCCATGTGCACGTGCCTGCGGGAGCGATCCCGAAGGACGGTCCGTCTGCCGGTATTGCCATGTTCACGGCACTTGTTTCTTTACTGACGAGTCGGCCATGCCGAAGCGACGTCGCGATGACCGGCGAGGTGACGCTGCGCGGGCTTGTCCTGCCCATCGGCGGTCTGAAGGAGAAGGCGCTCGCGGCGCACTATGCAGGCATCAAAACGGTCATTATCCCGGACCGTAATTTGAAGGACCTCGTCGATATTCCCGCTGAGATTCGCGACCAGATTCAATTTGTCGCCGTGAAGAACGTCGACGACGTGCTTGCGGCCGCGCTTCGGGAATCGACACCGAAGCGGACCGCCGGCAAGCGTGAACGAAAGTCTGGCTCGAAGCGCACCGCGTCGAAACGGAAGAAGAAAGCCGCGGCCCGATAG
- the ppk1 gene encoding polyphosphate kinase 1 gives MDTGIVPIESESLDGDIGGGRYLNRELGWLNFNRRVLQQSADRDVPLLERVKFLQIFTTNLDEFFMKRVGGLKRQVSANVNTLSFDGMTPAQQLSAIRQAVLPMLQSQADCIQNDIRPALEQQGVFLLKWNQLNDAEKAYARDYFRNNVFPVLTPMAVDPGHPFPFLSNLSLSLGVKLYHPRQEERLFARVKVPNVLPSWLRLELPENTNVHRFISLVEVIRHNLGSLFPGMQVLSVTPFRVTRNADVERDEEDAEDLLELVEQELRERRFERIVRLGHDPSADPWTLQFLMRELELSEQDVYELPAGLEFTALGPICELDLPGNKYPQWTPTIPPRLSDEIADIFSVVRSVDLLVHHPYESFGDSVERFIRSAAEDPRVLALKITLYRVGDSRSLMDSLIHAAEEGKQVVVLVELKARFDEQRNIAWAHQLERAGVHVVYGIVGYKTHTKLALAVRQEGDKLRSYVHIGTGNYNLQTARLYTDIGLITCRPHITEEVVELFHYLTGRSLKGNYKHILVAPVTMATRFIEMIDREIANLNSGLPCGIIAKMNQLEDRRVIRALYRASQAGVPIRLIVRGFCTLRPGVPGMSENIQVVSIIGRFLEHSRIFYFRSGAEQEIDGRFFIGSADWMYRNLNRRVEIVVPVEELGCRQRLWQTLQVCLDDQVLAWDMMSDGSYVRRTPTDPAVQVGSHTTLMNIARDAALVDNQRDSGA, from the coding sequence ATGGACACCGGCATCGTTCCCATCGAATCTGAGAGCCTGGACGGCGATATCGGCGGCGGTCGTTACCTCAATCGCGAGCTGGGGTGGCTGAATTTCAACCGCCGCGTGCTGCAGCAGTCGGCCGATCGCGATGTGCCGCTGCTTGAGCGCGTGAAGTTCCTCCAGATATTCACGACCAATCTGGATGAGTTCTTCATGAAGCGCGTCGGCGGTCTGAAGCGGCAGGTCTCCGCCAATGTGAATACGCTGTCCTTCGACGGGATGACCCCCGCGCAACAGCTGTCCGCGATTCGGCAGGCGGTTTTGCCGATGTTGCAGTCACAGGCGGACTGTATCCAGAACGACATCAGGCCGGCACTCGAGCAACAGGGTGTGTTCCTGTTGAAATGGAACCAGCTCAATGACGCGGAGAAGGCCTACGCACGCGACTACTTCCGCAACAACGTCTTTCCCGTGCTGACGCCGATGGCCGTTGATCCGGGGCACCCGTTCCCATTTCTTTCGAATCTGTCGCTGTCTTTGGGCGTGAAGCTCTACCATCCGAGACAGGAGGAGCGGCTCTTTGCCCGGGTGAAGGTTCCGAACGTGCTGCCGAGCTGGCTTCGGCTCGAACTTCCTGAGAACACAAACGTTCACCGATTCATCAGCCTGGTCGAAGTAATTCGTCACAACCTGGGCTCGCTGTTCCCCGGGATGCAGGTACTCAGTGTCACGCCGTTTCGCGTGACGCGCAATGCCGATGTCGAGCGCGACGAAGAGGATGCCGAAGACCTGCTGGAACTTGTGGAGCAGGAATTGCGGGAGCGCCGCTTTGAACGAATCGTGCGGCTCGGCCACGATCCTAGCGCTGATCCGTGGACGCTCCAGTTTCTGATGCGTGAACTGGAACTTTCGGAGCAGGACGTATACGAACTGCCGGCGGGCCTGGAATTCACGGCTCTCGGGCCGATTTGTGAACTGGACCTGCCTGGAAACAAATATCCGCAGTGGACGCCGACCATTCCGCCGCGTCTATCGGACGAGATCGCTGATATTTTCAGCGTCGTCCGCAGTGTCGATCTCCTGGTTCATCATCCCTATGAGAGTTTCGGAGACAGTGTCGAGCGATTCATCCGAAGCGCCGCGGAGGATCCGCGCGTGCTCGCGCTGAAGATCACGCTATATCGCGTGGGCGACAGCCGGTCGCTGATGGACAGTCTGATTCATGCGGCCGAAGAGGGTAAACAGGTCGTTGTGCTTGTCGAACTGAAGGCTCGCTTCGACGAACAGCGAAACATCGCATGGGCTCATCAGTTGGAGCGTGCGGGCGTCCACGTCGTTTATGGCATCGTCGGGTACAAGACGCACACCAAGCTCGCGCTGGCGGTCCGGCAGGAGGGGGACAAGCTCCGCAGTTATGTCCACATCGGCACCGGAAACTACAACCTTCAAACGGCGAGGCTTTACACGGACATCGGTCTGATCACATGCCGTCCGCACATCACCGAGGAAGTGGTTGAGCTGTTTCACTATCTGACCGGCAGATCGCTGAAAGGCAACTACAAGCATATCCTGGTTGCGCCGGTTACCATGGCGACGCGATTCATCGAGATGATCGACCGCGAGATTGCAAATCTCAATTCCGGGTTGCCCTGCGGAATCATCGCCAAGATGAACCAACTGGAAGATCGTCGCGTGATTCGGGCGCTTTATCGCGCGTCGCAGGCGGGCGTGCCGATTCGCCTCATTGTGCGCGGCTTCTGCACACTGCGCCCCGGCGTGCCGGGTATGAGTGAAAACATCCAGGTCGTATCGATCATCGGGCGGTTTCTTGAACATTCGCGTATTTTCTACTTCCGATCGGGCGCGGAGCAGGAGATTGACGGTCGCTTCTTTATCGGGTCGGCCGATTGGATGTACCGCAATCTCAACCGGCGCGTCGAGATCGTCGTGCCGGTAGAGGAACTGGGATGCAGGCAACGCCTCTGGCAGACTCTGCAAGTTTGCCTTGATGATCAGGTTCTTGCGTGGGACATGATGTCCGATGGCTCGTACGTTCGCCGCACGCCGACCGATCCGGCTGTGCAAGTCGGATCGCATACCACGCTGATGAACATCGCACGCGATGCCGCGCTGGTGGACAATCAACGGGATTCCGGCGCATGA
- a CDS encoding succinate dehydrogenase: MATSSPTPSQTFEQRNHFLLRKLHSLSGIVPVGVFLIEHLVTNSMAAFGTEADPGAKFNKSVQFIADLPFLFFLEFFGIFLPLAFHAIYGIRIAMTANYNSAQYPYMANRRYSLQRVSGYVAFVFLIVHLLKFRFAHWIGLAEKHFLHTGNYFQTTYNGLMDWHPWGLYMPPSVVMTFYVIGLAAASFHFANGLWTFCISWGITIGERAQKRVGMAAAVFGIGLFSLGLLSLWGFATKGSPDHNSDRRGSTAVVEGASAE, encoded by the coding sequence TTGGCCACGTCATCCCCCACTCCGTCACAGACCTTCGAACAACGGAATCACTTTCTGCTTCGCAAGCTCCACTCCCTGTCCGGAATCGTCCCGGTCGGTGTATTCCTCATCGAGCACCTCGTGACCAACTCGATGGCCGCGTTTGGTACCGAAGCAGACCCCGGCGCCAAGTTCAACAAATCGGTGCAGTTCATCGCTGATCTGCCCTTTCTGTTTTTCTTGGAGTTTTTCGGAATCTTCCTGCCGCTGGCCTTCCACGCCATCTACGGTATTCGCATCGCCATGACGGCGAATTACAACTCCGCCCAGTATCCGTACATGGCCAATCGGAGATACAGCCTCCAGCGCGTCTCCGGCTATGTCGCATTCGTGTTTCTCATCGTGCACCTCCTGAAGTTCCGGTTCGCCCACTGGATCGGCCTCGCCGAGAAGCACTTCCTGCACACCGGAAATTACTTCCAGACCACCTACAACGGCCTGATGGATTGGCATCCCTGGGGCCTCTACATGCCGCCATCCGTCGTCATGACCTTCTATGTCATCGGTCTCGCGGCGGCGAGTTTCCACTTCGCAAACGGCCTTTGGACATTCTGCATCAGTTGGGGCATTACGATCGGCGAGCGGGCACAGAAGCGCGTCGGCATGGCTGCCGCGGTGTTTGGAATCGGACTTTTCTCGCTCGGACTCCTCTCGCTGTGGGGTTTTGCCACCAAGGGATCACCCGATCACAACAGCGACCGACGAGGCTCAACGGCGGTCGTGGAGGGTGCCTCCGCAGAGTAA
- the mnmA gene encoding tRNA 2-thiouridine(34) synthase MnmA — translation MESRRRILVAMSGGVDSSVAACLLRERGFDVVGVFMRLGAENQVAGSPATVGANCATGNDRTISLPIASGQSDDSGGHAKSKGCCSAADATDARAVAGRLGIPFYALNFEKDFGRLVDYFVEEYANARTPNPCVRCNQWLKFGKLVEYARVVDASMIATGHYARIDHDGPRSRLRRAAFREKDQSYVLFGIGAETLRQTLFPLGEMTKMEVRDHARRFGLALHDKPESQDICFVPDGDYARLVRSRRRSAFVPGEIRHVDGRLLGTHDGLANFTIGQRRGLRVATGSPIYVTGLDASTQTVFVGSRDAVMSPTVSVSGVNWLMEPPKSPIRADVQIRYHHVAAPAVIHPCAEPGAVRIEFDEPQAAVTPGQAAVFYAGDEVIGGGWIESR, via the coding sequence ATGGAATCACGCCGAAGGATTCTCGTCGCCATGAGCGGCGGTGTCGATAGCAGCGTAGCCGCGTGCCTGCTCCGCGAGCGAGGCTTCGATGTCGTCGGTGTTTTCATGCGCCTCGGCGCGGAAAATCAGGTGGCAGGCAGCCCGGCGACCGTTGGGGCGAATTGTGCAACGGGCAACGACCGGACCATCTCACTTCCGATCGCCAGTGGACAGAGCGACGATTCCGGCGGTCACGCAAAGTCCAAGGGCTGCTGCTCCGCCGCTGACGCAACCGATGCCCGAGCCGTCGCCGGCCGACTGGGCATTCCATTCTACGCACTGAATTTCGAAAAGGACTTCGGACGGCTCGTCGACTATTTCGTCGAGGAATATGCCAACGCCCGCACGCCGAACCCCTGCGTGCGATGCAATCAATGGCTCAAATTCGGCAAACTCGTGGAATACGCCCGGGTGGTGGATGCATCAATGATTGCCACGGGTCATTACGCGCGGATCGATCATGACGGTCCGCGCTCGCGGCTGCGGCGGGCCGCATTTCGAGAGAAGGACCAGTCCTACGTCCTGTTCGGCATCGGAGCGGAGACGCTTCGGCAGACGCTCTTCCCGCTGGGTGAAATGACCAAGATGGAAGTGCGCGACCACGCCCGCCGCTTCGGGCTCGCGCTGCACGATAAACCGGAATCGCAGGACATCTGCTTTGTCCCCGACGGCGATTACGCGCGACTTGTCCGATCACGCCGGAGGTCCGCCTTCGTGCCGGGGGAAATTCGGCATGTGGACGGCCGCCTTCTCGGCACGCATGATGGACTCGCAAATTTCACGATCGGCCAGCGGCGAGGATTGCGGGTCGCGACCGGTTCGCCGATCTATGTCACAGGGCTGGACGCCTCGACCCAGACGGTTTTTGTTGGATCACGTGACGCCGTCATGTCACCCACTGTGAGCGTTAGCGGTGTCAACTGGCTGATGGAGCCGCCGAAATCGCCGATACGAGCCGATGTTCAGATTCGATACCACCATGTCGCCGCGCCGGCCGTGATCCATCCGTGTGCGGAGCCGGGCGCTGTACGGATCGAATTCGACGAACCCCAGGCCGCGGTGACGCCGGGCCAGGCGGCGGTGTTCTACGCGGGGGATGAGGTCATCGGCGGCGGCTGGATCGAGAGCCGTTGA
- a CDS encoding class I SAM-dependent methyltransferase, producing MSEFQDLFSKQAALYARFRPSYPGGLIDYLAGIATRRGLAWDVGTGNGQAAVGLAGHFDSVIATDGSSEQIANALPNPRVKYHVALAEGAGPREGLRDHSVDLVTIAQALHWFATEAFFANVRRALHEDGIVAAWCYGISRVESAIDAVVGQLYHEIVGPFWPPDRCWVDDGYRSIPFPFHESRFRDRGNKASSGDDSAVPTFACRESWNLAQYVGYLGSWSAVQRFVDARGYNPLDEIEADLRSAWGEPASPRIVEWPIHMRVGAL from the coding sequence ATGAGCGAATTTCAGGATCTGTTTTCGAAGCAGGCCGCGCTCTATGCAAGGTTTCGACCGTCCTATCCGGGCGGGCTCATCGATTACCTCGCGGGGATTGCGACCCGCCGCGGGCTCGCGTGGGATGTCGGTACCGGCAATGGCCAGGCCGCTGTCGGGCTTGCGGGTCATTTTGATTCGGTCATTGCGACGGATGGCAGCTCGGAACAGATTGCCAACGCCTTGCCGAATCCGCGCGTCAAATATCATGTCGCGCTGGCCGAAGGCGCGGGCCCGCGCGAAGGACTGAGGGACCATTCGGTCGATCTCGTGACAATCGCCCAGGCTCTGCACTGGTTCGCGACAGAAGCATTTTTCGCCAACGTGCGACGTGCGTTGCATGAGGATGGCATTGTTGCCGCGTGGTGCTACGGGATTTCGCGCGTCGAATCCGCGATCGACGCGGTGGTTGGCCAATTGTACCACGAAATCGTCGGCCCCTTCTGGCCGCCGGACCGATGCTGGGTTGATGACGGCTATCGATCCATCCCGTTTCCGTTTCACGAGTCGCGTTTTCGAGATCGAGGAAACAAGGCCTCGAGCGGGGACGATTCTGCGGTGCCGACGTTTGCGTGTCGCGAATCATGGAATCTTGCGCAATACGTCGGATACTTGGGTTCGTGGTCGGCTGTTCAGCGGTTTGTCGATGCCCGGGGCTACAATCCGCTCGACGAGATCGAAGCCGATCTGCGTTCGGCGTGGGGAGAACCGGCGTCGCCTCGCATCGTGGAATGGCCGATCCACATGCGCGTGGGGGCGCTCTGA
- a CDS encoding MFS transporter — protein MSDHSKPAAVNDDQSFPSLLIRNRNFVLLWLAYGISALGDHLSEMGLLKLQDALSPDREDSIRIQALMLLTFMSPFVLFGPVFGWLADRLPRRALMLTADLLRAAIMVEMLWLLKYFDSEFAAGSKPLALHLAVMPLVLMGIFAAMFSPARLSMLPTIIRSDQLVRANAMTAGLGMIGTIFAAYIGGLIIQHHHGAEAGVLTIFRLNSVTFFLSAVCIFFIRPPRHIPSSESHDFKAISKGFRYITRHRRVAELILISTILWTAAATIRSLIPAIVKNVFGGSYGDLGFYQGLLGIGLLAGSIVLTMFGGALRSELAMSWSLKLAGLSGGLLTLSAWLGWGRMVCGVGLFLIGVFGAGIQVSVNALIQRIVPNSMRGRVFGVHDLCTMSGLCIVTGIIGLPEWPNIDRHLAWITAIASGSLILAGLITTIIRLKRGRFGVVLTFWKNLNDFYCWFWPRAKRDGICTIPSTGGAIVVANHSSTLDPFVLTSGSPNRVIGFMIAVEYAKIPFFSKLVRAIECVPVTRSGVDTASVKAALRHLQEGKLLGIFPQGRIQNPADPVVTREGVGMLALRSGVPVIPAYIGGLHYSDSVVAPFFRRHNAFVRFGRQIDLSAWKGREKDREAFREVSDYVMAEIMKLRDQPPAKTAENVE, from the coding sequence ATGAGCGACCATTCCAAGCCGGCTGCGGTCAACGACGACCAGTCGTTCCCATCGCTGCTGATACGAAACCGCAATTTCGTGCTCTTGTGGCTGGCTTACGGCATCTCAGCGCTTGGCGATCACCTATCCGAAATGGGCCTGCTGAAGCTCCAGGACGCACTCAGTCCGGACCGCGAAGACTCAATACGCATTCAAGCGCTCATGCTGCTGACGTTTATGTCGCCATTCGTGCTGTTCGGCCCGGTCTTCGGCTGGCTGGCCGATCGCCTCCCGCGCCGGGCGCTCATGTTGACAGCCGATCTGCTTCGCGCGGCGATCATGGTTGAAATGCTCTGGTTGCTGAAGTACTTCGACTCGGAATTCGCGGCCGGCAGCAAACCCCTCGCGCTGCATTTGGCCGTCATGCCGCTCGTGTTGATGGGAATTTTCGCGGCAATGTTTTCCCCCGCGCGACTTTCCATGCTGCCAACGATCATCCGCTCGGATCAGCTTGTCCGCGCCAATGCAATGACCGCCGGCCTGGGCATGATCGGAACGATCTTCGCGGCATACATCGGCGGCCTGATTATTCAGCACCATCACGGCGCCGAGGCCGGCGTGCTGACGATCTTCCGACTGAACAGCGTCACGTTCTTCCTGAGCGCGGTGTGCATTTTCTTCATCCGCCCGCCGCGGCACATTCCGTCGAGCGAGTCGCACGATTTCAAGGCGATTTCCAAGGGATTTCGCTACATCACCCGGCACCGTCGCGTCGCGGAGCTGATTCTCATTTCCACCATTCTCTGGACCGCCGCCGCAACCATTCGCAGCCTCATTCCGGCCATCGTGAAGAACGTCTTCGGCGGGAGCTACGGGGACCTCGGGTTCTACCAGGGGCTTCTGGGAATCGGACTGCTTGCCGGCTCAATCGTCCTGACGATGTTTGGCGGCGCGCTCAGGAGCGAGCTCGCCATGTCGTGGTCGCTGAAGCTCGCGGGCCTCTCCGGTGGACTGCTCACGTTGTCGGCATGGCTGGGCTGGGGCCGCATGGTATGCGGCGTCGGTCTGTTTCTAATCGGTGTGTTCGGCGCCGGAATTCAAGTCAGCGTCAATGCCCTGATACAGCGTATCGTGCCGAATTCCATGCGCGGCCGCGTTTTTGGTGTCCACGACCTCTGCACCATGTCCGGCCTATGCATCGTAACCGGAATCATCGGCCTGCCCGAATGGCCGAACATCGACAGGCATCTGGCATGGATCACGGCCATCGCGTCCGGCTCGCTGATCCTGGCTGGATTGATCACCACGATCATTCGACTCAAGCGCGGCCGGTTCGGCGTCGTGCTGACGTTTTGGAAGAACCTGAACGACTTCTACTGCTGGTTCTGGCCCCGAGCCAAACGCGACGGGATTTGCACGATTCCGTCGACCGGTGGCGCGATCGTGGTCGCGAACCATTCATCGACGCTCGACCCATTCGTGCTGACCTCCGGGTCACCCAACCGCGTCATCGGATTCATGATCGCCGTGGAGTACGCGAAGATTCCATTCTTCAGCAAGCTGGTTCGCGCCATTGAATGCGTTCCGGTCACTCGCAGCGGCGTCGATACGGCCTCCGTCAAGGCGGCGCTTCGACATCTTCAGGAAGGCAAGCTCCTTGGGATTTTTCCGCAGGGTCGAATCCAGAATCCGGCGGATCCGGTCGTTACCAGGGAAGGTGTTGGAATGCTGGCACTTCGCAGTGGTGTACCGGTGATTCCCGCCTACATCGGCGGCCTGCACTATAGCGACAGCGTTGTCGCCCCGTTTTTCCGGCGGCACAACGCCTTCGTTCGATTTGGCAGGCAGATCGATCTTTCGGCGTGGAAGGGACGCGAAAAGGACCGGGAGGCGTTCCGCGAGGTTTCAGACTACGTCATGGCCGAAATCATGAAACTCAGGGACCAGCCACCGGCAAAAACGGCTGAAAACGTCGAATAA